A single region of the Candidatus Methanomethylicota archaeon genome encodes:
- a CDS encoding 50S ribosomal protein L18 → MAKSCTYRVPYRRRREGKTDYRLRKKLVSSKKLRLVIRKSLKHLYLQLIEAKVNGDRVLVQANTKELSKYGWKGGTGNLPAAYLAGLLLGKRALKRGYNNAILDLGLYSITKGSRLFAALKGALDAGMEIPHSEDILPDEDRIKGKHIVEYAELLKKENPSKYQAQFSNYLKIGLAPENLIEHFENVKNTILKE, encoded by the coding sequence ATGGCAAAATCATGTACATATAGAGTTCCTTATAGAAGAAGAAGAGAGGGAAAAACTGATTATCGTCTCAGAAAGAAGTTAGTTAGTAGTAAAAAACTTAGATTAGTAATTAGAAAATCGTTAAAGCATCTCTATCTTCAATTAATAGAAGCAAAAGTTAATGGTGATAGAGTTTTAGTACAAGCTAATACAAAAGAATTATCTAAATATGGATGGAAAGGTGGAACTGGAAATCTTCCTGCTGCTTATTTAGCAGGACTTCTACTTGGAAAAAGGGCATTGAAGAGAGGTTATAATAATGCAATACTAGATTTAGGATTGTATTCTATAACTAAAGGTAGTAGATTATTTGCTGCTCTAAAAGGGGCTTTAGATGCAGGTATGGAAATACCACATAGTGAAGATATTTTACCAGATGAAGATCGTATAAAAGGTAAACATATTGTTGAATATGCAGAACTTCTAAAGAAGGAAAATCCAAGTAAATATCAAGCTCAGTTTTCAAATTATTTAAAAATAGGTCTAGCTCCTGAAAATTTAATTGAACACTTTGAAAATGTAAAAAATACAATATTAAAGGAGTGA
- a CDS encoding AAA family ATPase: MNGIKSLIITISGPAGAGKSYCASKLAEIYNIPHYSIGQLFRKMAMERNLSIEEFSKIAEKDPSIDRELDRRTIELAKSGGCIIEGRLVSFFLRTHPNVLSFYLNAPFEERVKRIALREGINIEEAEKRTKMRELSEKSRYKALYNIDIDDLSIYDFVINTAKWNKEEIILLLKQIIDLYLKPRCCI, translated from the coding sequence TTGAATGGAATTAAATCATTAATTATAACAATAAGTGGTCCAGCTGGGGCTGGAAAATCTTATTGTGCATCTAAATTAGCTGAAATATATAATATTCCTCATTATTCAATAGGTCAATTATTTAGAAAAATGGCAATGGAAAGAAACCTTTCTATAGAAGAGTTTTCTAAAATTGCTGAAAAAGATCCATCAATTGATAGAGAATTAGATAGAAGAACTATTGAATTAGCAAAAAGTGGTGGGTGTATAATTGAAGGTAGGTTAGTTTCATTTTTCTTAAGAACACATCCGAATGTATTGAGCTTTTATTTAAATGCACCTTTTGAAGAAAGAGTTAAAAGAATTGCTTTAAGAGAAGGTATTAATATTGAAGAAGCAGAAAAACGTACTAAAATGAGGGAGTTAAGTGAAAAATCTCGTTATAAAGCATTATACAATATTGACATAGATGATTTATCTATTTACGATTTTGTAATAAATACTGCTAAATGGAATAAAGAAGAAATAATATTATTATTAAAGCAAATAATAGACTTATATCTAAAGCCACGGTGTTGTATTTGA
- a CDS encoding 50S ribosomal protein L6, producing the protein MIESSIIIPVPEDVDVKINGSTIAISGPKGSVTKDFSHANVNIEFINNKIVVKSFGRGRRPKAIVGTISAHIKNMIKGVKEGHVYRMKIAYAHFPINVKVVGKEVHIENFMGERCKRIAKIVGNVKVSVSGDEVIVEGIDKDEVGQTAANIHLATHIKGMDPRVFQDGIYLVEKR; encoded by the coding sequence ATGATTGAAAGTTCTATCATTATACCTGTTCCTGAAGATGTTGATGTAAAAATAAATGGAAGCACAATTGCTATATCTGGGCCAAAGGGTAGTGTGACTAAGGATTTCTCACATGCAAATGTAAATATTGAATTTATTAATAATAAAATAGTAGTAAAGTCCTTTGGAAGAGGAAGAAGGCCAAAAGCAATTGTTGGTACTATATCAGCCCATATAAAGAATATGATAAAGGGTGTTAAGGAAGGGCATGTTTATCGAATGAAAATTGCATATGCCCACTTCCCTATAAATGTTAAAGTTGTTGGAAAAGAAGTTCACATAGAGAATTTTATGGGTGAAAGATGTAAAAGAATAGCAAAAATTGTTGGTAATGTTAAAGTAAGTGTAAGTGGAGATGAAGTAATTGTAGAAGGCATTGATAAAGATGAAGTTGGGCAAACTGCAGCAAATATTCACTTAGCTACTCATATAAAAGGAATGGATCCTAGAGTATTTCAAGATGGAATATATCTTGTAGAAAAGAGGTGA
- a CDS encoding 50S ribosomal protein L32e — protein MDSNILKALELREKISQKRPDFIRQDAHRFSRLGEKWRAPKGPRSKMRLKKAGRPAIVEPGYRGPRLVRGFHPCGKKEILVHNIKELEGLDSSLYVVRIASSVGKKKRIEIIKKAQSLNLKVVNVTSEDRALLKQLEGQK, from the coding sequence ATGGACTCTAATATTTTAAAGGCCTTAGAACTTAGAGAAAAAATTTCACAAAAAAGACCTGATTTCATAAGACAAGATGCTCATAGATTTTCGAGATTAGGTGAAAAATGGAGAGCACCAAAAGGTCCTAGATCGAAAATGCGCTTAAAGAAAGCAGGCAGGCCTGCAATTGTTGAACCAGGATATAGAGGACCTAGACTTGTTAGAGGCTTTCATCCATGTGGTAAAAAAGAAATTTTAGTTCATAATATAAAGGAATTAGAAGGTTTAGACTCCTCTTTATATGTTGTAAGAATTGCATCAAGTGTTGGAAAAAAGAAACGTATTGAAATAATTAAAAAAGCTCAATCTCTTAATCTTAAAGTAGTTAATGTTACTAGTGAGGATAGAGCTTTATTAAAGCAATTGGAGGGTCAAAAATGA
- a CDS encoding RNA-guided pseudouridylation complex pseudouridine synthase subunit Cbf5 translates to MNNEEFLIKDEESTDLNYGFYPRSRPIKEYIETGVINLDKPPGPTSHEVVAWVRRLLSINRAGHGGTLDPKVTGVLPITLGRATRLVSFIMKSGKEYVTVMELHGEVNDDTLKKTISEFTGSIYQLPPIKSSVKRALRIRKIYSIKILERVGKYVLMKVNCEAGTYIRKLCHDIGEVLGCGAHMRELRRIRAGPFNEKDSITLHSLLDAITLWKEKNDESLLRKVILPIEEVLDFPKIYVRDSAVDAICHGANLAAPGVLKISKGIKAGDYVCVMTLKGELIGIGKALKSSEEILELNHGIVVDIERVIMEPGTYPKSWD, encoded by the coding sequence TTGAATAATGAAGAATTTTTAATAAAGGATGAAGAATCAACTGATTTAAATTATGGATTTTACCCTAGATCTAGACCAATAAAAGAATACATTGAAACTGGTGTTATAAATTTAGATAAACCTCCTGGGCCTACTAGTCATGAAGTAGTTGCATGGGTTAGGCGATTGCTTTCTATAAATAGAGCAGGACATGGGGGCACTTTAGATCCAAAAGTTACTGGTGTTTTACCAATAACACTTGGAAGAGCAACAAGACTTGTCTCTTTCATAATGAAATCTGGAAAGGAATACGTTACTGTAATGGAATTACATGGAGAAGTAAATGATGATACTCTTAAGAAAACAATTTCAGAATTTACAGGCTCTATATATCAACTACCTCCAATAAAGTCTTCAGTAAAGAGAGCATTAAGGATTAGGAAAATCTATTCTATAAAAATACTCGAGAGAGTTGGAAAATATGTATTAATGAAAGTTAATTGTGAAGCCGGGACTTATATTAGAAAATTATGTCATGATATTGGTGAAGTACTTGGTTGTGGTGCACATATGAGGGAATTACGTAGAATTAGGGCAGGTCCTTTTAATGAAAAAGATTCGATAACTCTTCATTCATTATTAGATGCTATAACTTTATGGAAGGAAAAAAATGATGAATCTCTTTTAAGAAAAGTAATTTTACCAATAGAAGAAGTTCTTGATTTTCCCAAAATTTATGTTAGAGATTCAGCTGTAGATGCTATTTGTCATGGAGCAAATCTTGCTGCACCAGGTGTTTTAAAAATTAGTAAAGGTATAAAAGCTGGAGATTATGTATGTGTTATGACATTAAAAGGAGAGTTGATAGGTATAGGAAAAGCATTAAAATCTAGTGAGGAAATTTTAGAATTGAATCATGGAATAGTCGTGGATATAGAAAGGGTAATAATGGAGCCTGGTACTTATCCTAAAAGTTGGGATTGA
- a CDS encoding 30S ribosomal protein S13, producing MSTSYRHIVRILDTDLKGDEKVGYALSKIRGIGINTAFAILRICNIDPNTWVGYLQESDVKKIEETVSNLSSYLPPYLLNRRKDPATGKNLHLLGSDLVLSMKMDIDLMKKIKCWKGIRHALGLKVRGQCTRTTGRFGMTVGVVRKSAQQQQKK from the coding sequence TTGAGCACCTCATATAGACATATCGTTAGAATATTAGATACAGATTTGAAAGGAGACGAGAAAGTAGGTTATGCTCTATCTAAGATAAGGGGTATTGGGATAAATACTGCTTTTGCAATTCTTCGTATTTGTAACATAGATCCAAATACTTGGGTTGGTTATTTACAAGAAAGTGATGTGAAGAAGATAGAGGAAACTGTGTCAAATTTAAGCTCATACCTCCCCCCTTATCTCCTTAATAGAAGAAAAGATCCAGCAACTGGTAAAAATCTACACTTGTTAGGCTCAGATTTAGTTCTTTCAATGAAAATGGACATAGACTTAATGAAGAAAATAAAATGTTGGAAAGGCATTCGTCATGCTTTAGGATTAAAAGTTCGTGGTCAATGTACAAGGACTACAGGAAGATTTGGTATGACTGTAGGTGTAGTTAGAAAATCAGCACAGCAACAACAAAAGAAATAA
- a CDS encoding 30S ribosomal protein S5, which yields MSYQQTQWIPRTTLGKLVLEGKITSLKEIFEKNIPIKEPEIIDILLPGIKHEILDVGVVQKQTDAGEITKFKIGVVIGNFDGYVGLGTGKSKQMRFAIDKAIADAKLNIIPVKRGCGHWRCPCGNPHSVPFTVTGKCGSVTVTIMPAPKGVGLIAGEVARTILNFAGIKDAWVVSRGETRTTMNFAGAVYNALKKTYLLKK from the coding sequence ATGTCATATCAACAAACTCAATGGATTCCAAGAACAACTCTTGGTAAGTTAGTATTAGAAGGTAAAATAACTAGCTTAAAGGAAATTTTTGAAAAAAATATTCCAATAAAGGAACCTGAAATAATTGATATACTTCTTCCTGGAATAAAACATGAAATATTGGATGTTGGAGTTGTTCAAAAACAAACAGATGCAGGTGAAATTACTAAGTTTAAAATTGGCGTTGTAATTGGAAATTTTGATGGTTATGTTGGTTTAGGTACAGGAAAATCAAAACAAATGAGATTTGCTATAGATAAAGCTATAGCAGATGCAAAATTAAATATAATACCAGTAAAACGTGGTTGTGGACATTGGCGCTGTCCATGTGGAAATCCACATAGTGTTCCATTTACTGTAACTGGTAAATGTGGAAGTGTAACTGTAACAATAATGCCAGCTCCAAAAGGTGTTGGATTAATTGCAGGGGAAGTAGCTAGAACAATACTTAATTTTGCAGGTATTAAAGATGCTTGGGTAGTTTCTAGAGGAGAAACTAGGACAACAATGAATTTTGCAGGAGCTGTTTACAATGCTCTTAAGAAGACTTATTTACTAAAGAAGTAG
- a CDS encoding 30S ribosomal protein S11 encodes MSSKDLKWGVAHIYSSFNNTIVHITDITGAETIAIQSGGRIVKADRDKPSPYAAMMAATRAAQAALEKGINAIHIKVRAPGGHKSKIPGPGAQAAIRALARAGLIIGRIEDVTPIPHDTTRRPGGRKGRRV; translated from the coding sequence ATGTCTAGTAAAGATTTAAAATGGGGAGTAGCTCATATTTATAGCTCATTTAATAATACTATTGTTCATATTACAGATATTACAGGAGCAGAAACTATTGCTATTCAATCTGGAGGGAGAATTGTTAAAGCAGATAGAGATAAACCATCACCTTATGCAGCTATGATGGCTGCAACAAGAGCAGCTCAAGCAGCTCTTGAGAAAGGAATAAATGCCATACATATAAAAGTCAGGGCACCAGGTGGACATAAGAGTAAAATACCTGGGCCTGGTGCTCAAGCTGCTATTAGAGCTCTTGCTAGAGCAGGCTTAATTATTGGGAGAATTGAAGATGTTACACCAATTCCACATGATACTACTAGAAGACCTGGTGGAAGAAAAGGAAGAAGGGTATAG
- the secY gene encoding preprotein translocase subunit SecY, producing MTRFLDLMEPILRILPEVPKPQRKLDLRQRLLWTGLVLAIYLIMCEIPLYGVPIFTTEYEQLLIYRIIFASKKGSLMDLGIGPIVTAGLIMQILAGSKLINVDLSKPRDRALFTGTQKFLAIIMTIFEAIAFLIGGSYGRPDFTISIIIILQLTLVGILVILMDELIQKGWGIGSGVSLFILAGVSQQIVWLTFSPIGPLPDGKSLGALLAFFQTLIVGDNIINAFMRDPYPDMTGFLAMVGIFLLVVYLEGMRIEIPVAHQKYGGLRAKIPLKLLYVSNIPIILTSVLFANFYMFGRLIWQNFNFLNNNPWVNWFVMMNVTATHESVLPGCFLYYITSPRSILHVMEDPIHALVYILILLLFSVIFARIWVEVAGMGAKAQAEQLVRAGLQIPGFRRSPMIIEQMLNRYIPPLTILSGIIVGLLAGIADILGAIGTGIGILLSVGIIYQYYQFLAKEQLEELYPRIGKLLGRE from the coding sequence ATGACACGCTTTTTAGATTTAATGGAGCCCATATTAAGAATCCTCCCCGAAGTTCCTAAACCTCAACGTAAATTAGATTTAAGACAAAGATTGTTATGGACTGGTTTAGTTCTTGCAATATATTTAATAATGTGTGAAATACCTCTTTATGGCGTTCCTATTTTTACTACAGAATATGAACAACTTTTGATTTATAGAATAATCTTTGCTTCAAAGAAAGGATCATTGATGGATTTAGGGATAGGCCCTATAGTTACAGCAGGTTTAATAATGCAAATATTAGCAGGTTCTAAGCTTATAAATGTAGACCTCAGTAAGCCAAGAGATCGTGCTCTTTTTACAGGTACACAAAAATTCCTTGCCATAATAATGACTATATTTGAAGCTATAGCTTTCTTAATAGGTGGAAGTTATGGTAGGCCAGATTTTACAATATCAATTATAATAATTTTACAATTAACTTTAGTTGGAATTCTTGTAATATTAATGGATGAATTAATTCAAAAAGGTTGGGGTATTGGAAGTGGTGTAAGCTTATTTATACTTGCAGGAGTTTCTCAACAAATTGTTTGGTTAACTTTTTCTCCAATAGGTCCTCTTCCTGATGGAAAATCTCTTGGAGCATTATTAGCTTTCTTTCAAACATTAATAGTTGGAGATAATATAATTAATGCTTTCATGAGAGATCCCTATCCTGATATGACTGGATTTTTAGCTATGGTAGGGATATTCTTATTAGTTGTTTACTTAGAAGGAATGAGAATTGAAATTCCAGTTGCTCATCAAAAATATGGAGGACTTCGTGCTAAAATTCCACTCAAATTACTATATGTTTCAAACATTCCCATAATCTTAACATCAGTTTTATTTGCAAACTTTTATATGTTTGGAAGATTAATTTGGCAAAACTTTAATTTTCTAAACAATAATCCATGGGTTAATTGGTTTGTTATGATGAATGTAACTGCTACACATGAAAGTGTTCTTCCTGGTTGTTTTCTTTATTATATTACTTCTCCAAGGAGTATACTACATGTTATGGAGGATCCAATTCATGCTCTGGTTTATATTCTAATTTTACTACTATTTTCTGTAATATTTGCCAGAATTTGGGTAGAAGTAGCAGGTATGGGTGCAAAGGCACAAGCAGAACAATTAGTAAGAGCAGGATTACAAATACCTGGCTTTAGAAGATCTCCAATGATAATAGAACAAATGTTAAATCGCTATATTCCACCTCTTACAATACTGAGTGGTATAATTGTTGGCTTATTAGCAGGTATAGCAGATATACTTGGTGCAATAGGTACGGGAATTGGAATTCTATTATCTGTAGGTATAATTTATCAATATTATCAATTCCTTGCTAAAGAACAATTAGAAGAATTATATCCAAGAATTGGTAAACTTTTAGGAAGGGAGTGA
- a CDS encoding EMC3/TMCO1 family protein — translation MVLEALNDFYLFIVSAISTFLGPAREFPNSSITILIIALLMALFSSLITRLLTDVEKVRRIMTQVKEWQTAYMNAVKSKDSKQIEKLKKKEVIIKRLQAEMMREQLKPLIFTLVPFLIIYYLFTGVFEYNHMVVAISPLTLPFIGKEFTFLTWYIITSISFSALIQRIFNLPSAQD, via the coding sequence ATGGTTTTAGAAGCTTTAAATGATTTCTATTTATTTATAGTATCTGCAATATCTACTTTTTTAGGACCTGCTAGAGAATTTCCTAATTCTTCTATAACTATTTTAATTATTGCCTTACTTATGGCCCTCTTTTCATCATTAATTACTCGCCTACTTACAGATGTAGAAAAAGTAAGGAGAATAATGACTCAAGTAAAAGAGTGGCAAACTGCTTATATGAATGCTGTAAAATCAAAAGATTCAAAACAAATTGAAAAACTTAAGAAAAAAGAAGTAATAATAAAAAGACTTCAAGCTGAAATGATGCGTGAACAATTAAAGCCATTAATATTCACTTTAGTTCCATTCTTGATAATCTATTATTTATTTACTGGAGTTTTTGAATATAATCATATGGTTGTTGCAATTTCTCCATTAACTTTACCATTTATAGGTAAAGAGTTTACTTTTTTAACATGGTATATAATTACATCAATAAGTTTTTCAGCATTAATTCAAAGAATATTCAATCTCCCATCAGCTCAAGATTAG
- a CDS encoding DNA-directed RNA polymerase subunit D — translation MEVESICSNNEQLHIIIKGAHPSFVNAIRRIIMADLYIPAIDKVYIAENTSVLYDEIIAHRLSMIPLKGGENLNIPEKCSCKGKGCPLCEAALFLDVEAKEDFSIVYSGRLKSDGSVYPVSNNIPILKLNTGQKISLVAYARLGRGKDHAKWQPVSICVVKYEPIVLINENCDLCGICVEKCPKKILEIKENKLLVKSIWTCSLCKVCEEICPKNAIKVSYNEKKARLTLETTGSRSNEELLIMACDYLVQKCKELREAIESTIEGESNG, via the coding sequence ATGGAAGTAGAATCAATTTGTTCCAACAATGAACAACTTCATATTATAATAAAAGGAGCACATCCTTCTTTTGTTAATGCTATAAGAAGAATAATAATGGCGGATCTCTATATTCCTGCTATTGATAAAGTCTACATAGCTGAAAATACTAGTGTATTATATGATGAAATAATAGCTCATAGATTAAGTATGATTCCACTTAAAGGTGGAGAGAATCTCAATATTCCTGAAAAATGTAGTTGTAAAGGTAAAGGTTGTCCTTTATGCGAAGCTGCTCTTTTTCTTGATGTAGAAGCAAAGGAAGATTTCTCTATAGTGTATTCTGGTAGATTAAAGTCAGATGGATCAGTTTATCCAGTAAGTAATAACATACCAATACTTAAGTTAAATACAGGACAAAAAATATCCTTAGTGGCATATGCTAGACTAGGGAGAGGGAAGGATCATGCAAAATGGCAACCTGTTTCAATATGTGTTGTAAAATATGAACCAATTGTTTTAATTAATGAAAATTGTGATTTGTGTGGAATTTGTGTAGAAAAATGTCCAAAAAAAATACTTGAAATAAAAGAAAATAAATTATTAGTAAAATCAATTTGGACATGTTCATTATGTAAAGTATGTGAAGAAATTTGTCCTAAGAATGCAATAAAAGTTTCATATAATGAAAAAAAAGCTAGATTAACTTTAGAAACCACAGGATCAAGATCAAATGAAGAATTATTAATCATGGCCTGTGATTACTTAGTTCAAAAGTGTAAAGAACTTCGTGAAGCCATAGAATCCACTATAGAAGGTGAGTCAAATGGTTAA
- a CDS encoding 30S ribosomal protein S4, translating into MGDPKKCRKRWEGPHHPWRKDVLEKELIIMGKYGLRNKRELWIANSILKTIRRRAISILGLEKEQKEKEEKILINKLYRMGLLPENAVLDDVLGLTVEDILERRLQSIVFKLNLAKTPYQARQLITHGHIYIGDRKVTIPGYLVTREEESMIKCKLPIVGEVKNV; encoded by the coding sequence ATGGGAGATCCAAAGAAATGTAGAAAACGTTGGGAAGGCCCTCATCATCCTTGGAGAAAAGATGTATTAGAAAAAGAATTAATTATAATGGGCAAATATGGACTTAGAAATAAAAGAGAGCTATGGATTGCAAATTCAATATTAAAGACCATAAGGAGACGTGCAATTTCTATATTAGGTCTTGAAAAAGAACAAAAAGAAAAAGAAGAAAAAATTTTAATAAATAAACTATATAGAATGGGCCTTTTACCAGAGAATGCAGTATTAGATGATGTGCTTGGACTCACTGTAGAAGATATTTTAGAAAGACGTCTTCAATCTATTGTTTTTAAATTAAATCTTGCAAAAACTCCATATCAAGCAAGACAATTAATTACTCATGGTCATATATATATTGGTGATAGAAAAGTTACCATACCTGGATATCTAGTTACTCGAGAAGAAGAATCTATGATAAAATGTAAACTTCCAATTGTAGGTGAGGTAAAGAATGTCTAG
- a CDS encoding adenylate kinase, giving the protein MKKIERKGKLIIVTGIPGVGKTTVLNSAMEFCKEFGVDVNYINYGDLMFEEALSKNLVNNRDEIRKLPIRIQTSLQLSAANRINEIAKEKNVILDTHMFIKTNNGYMAGIPAWVAEILMPDSIVIIEADPNEISKRRRKDANIRIREEDSIEKIQEHQLMGRAGAASLSILTGCTVLILENKEGAYRELGRTIASLFKG; this is encoded by the coding sequence ATGAAAAAAATTGAAAGAAAAGGAAAGTTAATTATTGTTACAGGCATACCTGGTGTTGGTAAAACTACAGTTTTAAATTCAGCTATGGAATTTTGTAAGGAATTTGGAGTTGATGTTAATTATATAAATTATGGTGATTTAATGTTTGAAGAAGCTCTTTCAAAAAATCTTGTAAATAATAGAGATGAAATTCGTAAACTTCCAATAAGAATTCAAACTTCTCTACAATTAAGCGCTGCTAATAGAATAAATGAAATAGCAAAAGAAAAAAATGTAATTCTTGACACTCATATGTTTATAAAAACTAATAATGGCTATATGGCCGGCATTCCTGCATGGGTTGCTGAAATTTTAATGCCAGATTCAATAGTTATAATAGAAGCAGATCCTAATGAAATATCAAAGAGAAGAAGAAAAGATGCTAATATAAGAATTAGAGAAGAAGATAGTATTGAAAAAATTCAAGAACATCAATTAATGGGAAGGGCAGGTGCGGCTTCATTATCTATATTAACTGGATGTACAGTTTTAATACTGGAAAATAAAGAAGGCGCTTATAGAGAGCTTGGAAGAACCATAGCTTCATTATTTAAGGGGTGA
- a CDS encoding 50S ribosomal protein L30 yields the protein MKLYAAIRIRGRIGIHPDIVETLKRLNLTRKHNACLVPDTPSMVGMLKKASDYITWGEINKETLILLLKKRGRLIGNKRITEEDLIKLGASSFEELADKIIKEGKLPRMMKKVFRLTPPSGGFKGKITRHFEEGGELGYRGEAINELLLRMI from the coding sequence ATGAAATTATATGCTGCTATAAGGATAAGAGGAAGAATTGGCATTCATCCAGATATAGTTGAAACATTAAAAAGACTAAATTTAACTAGAAAACATAATGCATGTTTAGTACCAGATACTCCATCTATGGTTGGCATGTTGAAAAAAGCCTCAGATTATATAACTTGGGGAGAAATAAATAAAGAAACCTTAATTCTTCTCTTAAAGAAAAGAGGTAGATTAATTGGTAATAAAAGGATTACAGAAGAAGACTTAATTAAACTTGGAGCATCAAGTTTTGAAGAACTTGCAGATAAGATAATTAAAGAAGGTAAATTACCTAGAATGATGAAGAAAGTATTTAGGCTTACCCCTCCTAGTGGTGGTTTTAAAGGTAAAATAACAAGACATTTTGAAGAAGGTGGGGAATTAGGATATAGAGGAGAAGCCATTAATGAATTATTATTGAGGATGATATAA
- a CDS encoding uL15 family ribosomal protein, whose product MVVRREKKVRKQRGSRTYGWGTVGQHRKSGMRGGFGNAGLHKHKWSWTIKYGKDHFGKYGFIRPKVVVDYKNCINVGSLMSIIEGKILEKDEKDRVIIDLNNMGYDKLLGSGKIDLPVVIKVKQASEIAKRKITEAGGEVILIN is encoded by the coding sequence ATGGTGGTTCGAAGAGAAAAAAAAGTTAGAAAACAACGTGGATCTAGAACTTATGGCTGGGGGACTGTAGGGCAACATAGAAAATCTGGAATGCGTGGAGGATTTGGCAATGCAGGTCTTCATAAACATAAGTGGAGTTGGACTATAAAATACGGAAAGGATCATTTTGGAAAATATGGATTTATTAGACCTAAAGTAGTTGTAGATTATAAAAATTGTATTAATGTGGGTTCATTAATGTCCATAATTGAAGGTAAGATTTTGGAAAAAGATGAGAAAGATAGAGTAATTATTGATTTAAACAATATGGGTTATGATAAGTTATTGGGTAGTGGAAAAATAGATTTACCAGTTGTTATTAAAGTAAAACAAGCATCTGAAATTGCTAAAAGAAAAATTACTGAAGCAGGTGGGGAGGTAATTTTAATAAATTGA
- a CDS encoding methyltransferase has translation MSNSHYFIGKVKDKRREYEIKFNFEGVMIRLLSCNGVFSKKHIDTGTEVLLKGLFECLRIPENLEILDLGCGYGVIGIVIAKMRPKSSITMVDINPIAIRLAKENVKINELSNVKVIRSDLYSQLENKKFDLIVSNPPLAAGYKIIFPLIERAKEHLKENGSLVLVLRKGLNTIPKKMFETFGNVNIIIKKSGYRVFQSIKR, from the coding sequence GTGAGTAATTCACATTACTTTATAGGAAAAGTTAAAGATAAAAGAAGAGAGTATGAAATAAAATTCAATTTTGAAGGGGTTATGATAAGGTTACTTAGTTGCAATGGTGTTTTTTCCAAGAAGCACATAGATACTGGTACTGAAGTATTATTAAAAGGTCTTTTTGAATGTTTAAGAATACCAGAAAATTTAGAAATATTAGATTTGGGTTGTGGATATGGAGTAATTGGAATAGTTATAGCGAAGATGCGTCCTAAATCAAGTATAACTATGGTTGATATCAATCCAATTGCTATAAGATTAGCTAAAGAAAATGTAAAAATAAACGAACTTTCAAATGTTAAAGTAATTAGAAGTGACTTATATTCTCAACTTGAGAATAAAAAATTTGACTTAATAGTATCTAATCCTCCATTAGCAGCTGGATATAAGATTATATTTCCTTTAATTGAAAGGGCAAAAGAACATTTAAAAGAAAATGGAAGTCTTGTTCTAGTATTAAGAAAAGGCTTAAATACTATACCAAAGAAGATGTTTGAAACTTTTGGAAATGTTAATATAATAATTAAGAAGTCTGGTTATCGTGTTTTTCAATCAATAAAGCGGTGA
- a CDS encoding 50S ribosomal protein L19e — MNLKVQRRLAAEVLGVGENRIWIDPSKISEVSAAITREEIRKFIEDGIIKARPEIGISRGRWRKIREQKKKGLRKGPGSRKGPVESDDWIYRVRAMRSFLRLLKKKKIITPKVYRMLYIKVKSGIFHDRRQLKTYIEEHGLARR; from the coding sequence ATGAATTTAAAAGTACAGAGAAGATTAGCTGCTGAAGTATTAGGTGTAGGAGAAAATAGAATTTGGATAGATCCAAGTAAAATAAGTGAAGTGAGTGCTGCAATTACTAGAGAGGAAATAAGAAAATTTATTGAGGATGGAATTATTAAAGCTAGACCTGAAATTGGTATAAGTAGAGGTAGATGGCGAAAAATAAGAGAGCAAAAGAAGAAAGGCTTGAGAAAAGGTCCTGGTAGTAGAAAAGGTCCTGTTGAATCAGATGATTGGATATATAGAGTTAGAGCTATGAGATCATTTTTACGTTTATTAAAAAAGAAAAAAATTATTACACCAAAAGTATATCGCATGCTCTATATAAAAGTTAAGAGTGGGATATTCCATGATAGAAGACAGCTCAAGACATATATAGAAGAACATGGACTTGCGAGGAGATGA